A part of Kitasatospora acidiphila genomic DNA contains:
- the rlmN gene encoding 23S rRNA (adenine(2503)-C(2))-methyltransferase RlmN, translated as MPAPGELTFVAPRGAKPPRHLADLSPAERKAAVADLGEQPFRAKQLANHYFGRLSNDPAGWTDIPAASRAKLTEQLLPELMSVVRHVSCDNDATRKTLWKLFDGTLVESVLMRYPDRVTMCISSQAGCGMNCPFCATGQAGLTRNLSTAEIVEQIASGMRALKSGDIPGGEARLSNVVFMGMGEPLANYNRVLAAIRRLTDPAPDGFGLSQRGITVSTVGLVPAMHKFADEGLSCRLALSLHAPDDELRDELVPVNTRWKVSEVLEAAWYYAEKSGRRVSIEYALIKDINDQAWRADLLGRLIKNHRVHVNLIPLNPTPGSKWTASRPEDEREFVRRLESHGVPTTVRDTRGQEIDGACGQLAAAG; from the coding sequence ATGCCTGCACCCGGAGAACTCACGTTTGTCGCGCCGCGCGGCGCCAAGCCCCCGCGACACCTCGCCGACCTCAGCCCCGCCGAGCGCAAGGCGGCCGTCGCCGACCTGGGCGAGCAGCCGTTCCGCGCCAAGCAGCTGGCCAACCACTACTTCGGCCGGCTCTCGAACGACCCGGCGGGCTGGACGGACATCCCGGCGGCCAGCCGTGCCAAGCTGACCGAGCAGCTGCTGCCCGAGCTGATGTCGGTGGTCCGGCACGTCAGCTGCGACAACGACGCCACCCGCAAGACGCTCTGGAAGCTCTTCGACGGCACCCTGGTCGAGTCGGTGCTGATGCGCTACCCGGACCGGGTGACGATGTGCATCAGCTCGCAGGCCGGCTGCGGCATGAACTGCCCGTTCTGCGCCACCGGGCAGGCCGGCCTGACCCGCAACCTGTCCACCGCCGAGATCGTGGAGCAGATCGCGTCCGGGATGCGGGCGCTCAAGAGCGGCGACATCCCGGGTGGCGAAGCTCGGCTGTCCAACGTGGTCTTCATGGGCATGGGCGAGCCGCTGGCCAACTACAACCGGGTGCTGGCCGCGATCCGTCGGCTCACCGATCCCGCGCCGGACGGCTTCGGCCTCTCGCAGCGCGGCATCACGGTTTCGACCGTCGGCCTGGTGCCGGCCATGCACAAGTTCGCCGACGAGGGCCTGAGCTGCCGCCTCGCGCTCTCGCTGCACGCGCCGGACGACGAGCTGCGCGACGAACTGGTCCCGGTGAACACCCGCTGGAAGGTCTCCGAGGTGCTGGAGGCGGCCTGGTACTACGCGGAGAAGTCCGGTCGCCGGGTGTCCATCGAGTACGCCCTGATCAAGGACATCAACGACCAGGCGTGGCGGGCCGACCTGCTCGGCCGGCTGATCAAGAACCACCGGGTGCACGTCAACCTGATCCCGCTCAACCCGACCCCCGGTTCCAAGTGGACCGCCTCCCGCCCGGAGGACGAGCGCGAGTTCGTCCGCAGGCTGGAGTCGCACGGGGTGCCGACCACGGTGCGTGACACTCGCGGTCAGGAGATCGACGGCGCCTGCGGTCAGCTCGCCGCGGCGGGCTGA
- a CDS encoding phosphatidate cytidylyltransferase: MAQSEPQQPPKQRGGRNLPAAIGVGLSLGVVIIISLFVVKVLFLIVVVAAASVGVKELTSRLAERKGIEVPLPPLLLGGLAMLTSAYWIGLQGAAASLALTALALMIWRMSRPPEDYLRDITAGVFTAFYVPFLASFVAVMLSAHDGPQRIVLFLVVTICSDTGAYAVGYKFGRTKLAPTISPGKTREGLAGGIGLSMLAGALLMSWLIDGGHWWQGLILGGCAAVIATIGDLAESMIKRDLGIKDMGTLLPGHGGIMDRLDSLLPTAPVVWLLLTAFVGG, from the coding sequence GTGGCCCAGTCCGAGCCGCAGCAGCCCCCCAAGCAGCGGGGCGGCCGCAACCTCCCCGCGGCGATAGGGGTGGGGCTCAGCCTTGGCGTGGTGATCATCATCTCGCTCTTCGTGGTCAAGGTGCTGTTCCTGATCGTCGTGGTGGCGGCGGCCTCGGTCGGGGTCAAGGAGCTGACCAGCCGGCTGGCCGAGCGCAAGGGCATCGAGGTTCCGCTGCCCCCGCTGCTGCTCGGCGGCCTGGCGATGCTGACCAGCGCCTACTGGATCGGTCTGCAGGGTGCCGCCGCGTCGTTGGCGCTGACCGCACTGGCACTGATGATCTGGCGGATGAGCCGGCCGCCGGAGGACTACCTGCGGGACATAACGGCCGGCGTCTTCACGGCCTTCTACGTCCCGTTCCTGGCGTCCTTCGTGGCCGTGATGCTCTCCGCCCACGACGGGCCGCAGCGGATCGTGCTCTTCCTGGTGGTCACCATCTGCAGTGACACCGGGGCGTACGCGGTGGGGTACAAGTTCGGCCGGACCAAGCTGGCGCCGACGATCAGCCCCGGCAAGACTCGCGAGGGCCTGGCCGGCGGCATCGGGCTCTCGATGCTGGCCGGAGCGCTGCTGATGTCCTGGCTGATCGACGGCGGCCACTGGTGGCAGGGCCTGATCCTGGGCGGCTGCGCGGCGGTGATCGCCACCATCGGCGACCTGGCCGAATCGATGATCAAGCGCGATCTGGGCATCAAGGACATGGGCACGCTGCTGCCCGGCCACGGCGGGATCATGGACCGGCTGGACTCGCTGCTGCCGACCGCCCCGGTGGTCTGGCTGCTGCTGACCGCCTTCGTCGGCGGCTGA
- the frr gene encoding ribosome recycling factor — MIEEILLEADEKMEKSVAVAKDDFAAIRTGRVHPAMFNKIVTDYYGALTPINQLASFAVPEPRMAVITPFDKSAMRNIEQAIRDSDLGVNPTNDGNVIRVVLPQLTEERRKEYIKQARGKGEDAKVSMRAIRRKAKDSLDKLVKDKEAGEDEVRRAEKELDDLTAKYVAAIDELLKHKESELLEV, encoded by the coding sequence GTGATCGAAGAGATCCTCCTCGAAGCCGACGAGAAGATGGAGAAGAGCGTCGCCGTCGCCAAGGACGACTTCGCCGCCATCCGTACCGGCCGGGTCCACCCGGCGATGTTCAACAAGATCGTCACCGACTACTACGGCGCGCTCACCCCGATCAACCAGCTCGCCTCCTTCGCCGTGCCGGAGCCGCGGATGGCGGTCATCACGCCCTTCGACAAGAGCGCGATGCGCAACATCGAGCAGGCCATCCGCGACTCGGACCTCGGCGTCAACCCGACCAACGACGGCAACGTCATCCGGGTGGTGCTGCCGCAGCTGACCGAGGAGCGCCGCAAGGAGTACATCAAGCAGGCGCGGGGCAAGGGCGAGGACGCCAAGGTCTCGATGCGCGCGATCCGCCGCAAGGCCAAGGACTCGCTGGACAAGCTTGTCAAGGACAAGGAAGCCGGCGAGGACGAGGTGCGCCGCGCCGAGAAGGAGCTCGACGACCTCACCGCGAAGTACGTGGCGGCCATCGACGAGCTGCTCAAGCACAAGGAATCCGAGCTTCTCGAAGTCTGA
- the pyrH gene encoding UMP kinase — protein sequence MQETQETAPDGTRRRVLLKLSGEAFAGGGGLGVDPDVVHAIAREIATVVRQGTEVAVVIGGGNFFRGAELQVRGMDRARSDYMGMLGTVMNCLALQDFLMKEGIETRVQTAITMGQVAEPYLPLRAIRHLEKGRVVIFGAGMGMPYFSTDTTAVQRALEIHAEVLLMGKNGVDGVYDSDPKTNPDAVRFDALEYAEVISRDLKVADLTAITLCKDNGLPILVFELLTEGNIARAVRSEKIGTLISQDSVRA from the coding sequence ATGCAGGAGACGCAGGAGACCGCGCCGGACGGCACCCGCCGTCGGGTGCTGCTGAAGCTGTCCGGCGAGGCGTTCGCCGGCGGGGGCGGGCTCGGCGTCGACCCCGACGTCGTCCACGCGATCGCGCGAGAGATCGCCACGGTGGTCCGGCAGGGCACCGAGGTCGCGGTGGTCATCGGCGGCGGCAACTTCTTCCGCGGCGCCGAGCTGCAGGTGCGCGGCATGGACCGGGCCCGCTCGGACTACATGGGCATGCTGGGCACCGTCATGAACTGCCTCGCCCTGCAGGACTTCCTGATGAAGGAAGGCATCGAGACCCGGGTCCAGACCGCCATCACGATGGGCCAGGTCGCCGAGCCCTACCTGCCGCTGCGGGCCATCCGGCACCTGGAGAAGGGCCGCGTCGTGATCTTCGGCGCCGGTATGGGCATGCCGTACTTCTCCACCGACACGACCGCCGTGCAGCGCGCCCTGGAGATCCACGCCGAGGTCCTGCTGATGGGCAAGAACGGTGTGGACGGGGTCTACGACTCCGACCCCAAGACCAACCCGGACGCGGTGCGGTTCGACGCGCTGGAGTACGCCGAGGTGATCTCGCGCGATCTCAAGGTGGCCGACCTGACCGCGATCACGCTGTGCAAGGACAACGGCCTGCCGATCCTGGTCTTCGAGCTCCTGACCGAGGGCAATATCGCTCGCGCCGTCAGGAGTGAGAAGATCGGCACACTCATCAGCCAGGATTCCGTCCGGGCCTGA
- the tsf gene encoding translation elongation factor Ts has product MANFTAADVKKLRELTGAGMMDCKKALDEAEGDVQKAVELLRIKGQKGVAKREGRDASNGAVAAVIAEDKKSGVLVELNCETDFVAKGEKFVAVADAIAAHVAKTAPADLDAALASEIEAGKTVQQFVDEANANLGEKIVFRRFAQFAGDGFVAVYLHKTSPDLPPAVGVLVELDKENAEVAKDVAQHIAAFAPKYLSREEIPAEDLENERRVAEATAREEGKPEAALPKIVEGRVTGFVKEHSVLEQAFAKDNKKTVAKVLEENGVALKRFARFRVGA; this is encoded by the coding sequence ATGGCGAACTTCACCGCCGCGGACGTCAAGAAGCTCCGTGAGCTCACCGGCGCCGGCATGATGGACTGCAAGAAGGCGCTCGACGAGGCCGAGGGCGACGTCCAGAAGGCCGTCGAGCTGCTCCGTATCAAGGGCCAGAAGGGCGTTGCCAAGCGCGAGGGCCGCGACGCCTCCAACGGTGCCGTCGCCGCCGTGATCGCCGAGGACAAGAAGTCCGGCGTCCTCGTCGAGCTGAACTGCGAGACCGACTTCGTCGCCAAGGGCGAGAAGTTCGTCGCCGTCGCCGACGCGATCGCCGCGCACGTCGCCAAGACCGCCCCGGCCGACCTGGACGCCGCCCTGGCTTCCGAGATCGAGGCCGGCAAGACCGTCCAGCAGTTCGTGGACGAGGCCAACGCCAACCTGGGCGAGAAGATCGTCTTCCGTCGCTTCGCCCAGTTCGCCGGTGACGGCTTCGTCGCTGTCTACCTGCACAAGACCAGCCCCGACCTGCCGCCGGCCGTCGGCGTCCTGGTCGAGCTGGACAAGGAGAACGCCGAGGTCGCCAAGGACGTCGCGCAGCACATCGCCGCCTTCGCGCCGAAGTACCTGTCCCGCGAGGAGATCCCGGCCGAGGACCTGGAGAACGAGCGCCGCGTCGCCGAGGCCACCGCTCGCGAGGAGGGCAAGCCGGAGGCTGCCCTGCCGAAGATCGTCGAGGGTCGCGTGACCGGCTTCGTCAAGGAGCACTCCGTGCTGGAGCAGGCCTTCGCGAAGGACAACAAGAAGACCGTGGCCAAGGTCCTGGAGGAGAACGGCGTCGCCCTCAAGCGCTTCGCCCGCTTCCGCGTCGGCGCCTGA
- the rpsB gene encoding 30S ribosomal protein S2 has protein sequence MAVVTMRELLESGVHFGHQTRRWNPKMKRFILTERNGIYIIDLLQSLNYIDRAFEFVKETVAHGGSILFVGTKKQAQEAIAEQATRVGMPYVNQRWLGGMLTNFSTVYKRLQRLKELGEIDFSDVAGSGLTKKELLVLQREHDKLEKTLGGIRDMQRVPSAVWIVDTKKEHIAVGEARKLNIPVVAILDTNCDPDEVDYKIPGNDDAIRSVTRLTRVIADAVAEGLKARAGVAKGDVKAEPGADQPLADWEQDLLKTGEQKAEEAPAAEAPAAEAPAAEAPAAEAPAAEAPAAEAEQA, from the coding sequence ATGGCCGTCGTCACGATGCGGGAGCTGCTGGAGAGCGGCGTCCACTTCGGTCACCAGACCCGCCGCTGGAACCCGAAGATGAAGCGCTTCATCCTCACGGAGCGCAACGGCATCTACATCATCGACCTCCTGCAGTCGCTGAACTACATCGACCGCGCCTTCGAGTTCGTCAAGGAGACCGTTGCCCACGGCGGCAGCATCCTCTTCGTCGGCACCAAGAAGCAGGCCCAGGAGGCCATCGCCGAGCAGGCCACCCGCGTGGGCATGCCCTACGTGAACCAGCGCTGGCTCGGCGGCATGCTGACCAACTTCTCCACCGTCTACAAGCGGCTGCAGCGCCTCAAGGAGCTCGGCGAGATCGACTTCTCGGACGTGGCCGGTTCCGGCCTGACCAAGAAGGAGCTCCTGGTCCTCCAGCGCGAGCACGACAAGCTGGAGAAGACCCTCGGCGGTATCCGCGACATGCAGCGCGTCCCGAGCGCGGTGTGGATCGTGGACACCAAGAAGGAGCACATCGCGGTCGGCGAGGCCCGCAAGCTCAACATCCCGGTCGTCGCCATCCTCGACACCAACTGCGACCCCGACGAGGTCGACTACAAGATCCCGGGCAACGACGACGCGATCCGCTCCGTCACCCGCCTGACCCGTGTGATCGCCGACGCCGTCGCCGAGGGCCTGAAGGCCCGTGCCGGTGTCGCCAAGGGCGACGTCAAGGCCGAGCCGGGTGCCGACCAGCCGCTGGCCGACTGGGAGCAGGACCTCCTGAAGACCGGCGAGCAGAAGGCCGAGGAGGCCCCGGCTGCCGAGGCCCCCGCTGCCGAGGCGCCCGCCGCCGAGGCTCCGGCCGCCGAGGCTCCGGCCGCCGAGGCTCCGGCCGCCGAGGCCGAGCAGGCCTGA
- a CDS encoding TetR/AcrR family transcriptional regulator: MAEHRLRQRTALLDAARALLTEGGPEALTFPALAARTGLARSSVYEYFRSRTDVVERLCELDLPLWAAEIEAAMAAADDPLARLEAYVRGQLALAGDPRHRAVLALGTLELDEAARARIRTAHGALTELVVEDLAALGHQEPRLTAALLQGLVEAAVRRSADCSPTEREQIADAAVTLARCGVAGV, translated from the coding sequence CTGGCCGAGCACCGCCTGCGGCAGCGCACCGCCCTGCTGGACGCGGCCCGCGCGCTGCTGACCGAGGGCGGCCCCGAGGCGCTGACCTTCCCCGCGCTGGCCGCCCGCACCGGGCTGGCCCGTTCCTCGGTGTACGAGTACTTCCGCTCCCGGACCGACGTGGTGGAACGGCTCTGCGAGCTCGACCTGCCGCTCTGGGCCGCCGAGATCGAGGCGGCGATGGCGGCCGCCGACGATCCGCTCGCCCGCCTGGAGGCCTATGTGCGCGGGCAGCTCGCGCTGGCCGGCGACCCCCGGCACCGCGCCGTGCTCGCCCTCGGCACGCTGGAGCTGGACGAGGCGGCGCGAGCCCGGATCCGCACAGCGCACGGCGCCCTGACCGAGCTGGTCGTCGAGGACCTGGCCGCACTGGGCCACCAGGAGCCGCGGCTGACCGCGGCGCTGCTGCAGGGCCTGGTGGAGGCAGCGGTCCGGCGCTCGGCGGACTGCTCGCCCACGGAGCGCGAGCAGATCGCGGACGCCGCCGTCACGCTGGCCCGGTGCGGCGTGGCGGGCGTCTGA
- the whiG gene encoding RNA polymerase sigma factor WhiG, whose translation MVSVPPPSRGARRHAEPATTPPARLPAPAPPPPSPSPPRSALESLWRSYKASGDAKLREQLILHYSPLVKYVAGRVGVGLPANVEQADFVSSGVFGLIDAIEKFDPDRAIKFETYAISRIRGAIIDELRALDWIPRSIRQKAKAVERTYAALEARLRRTPCEPEVAAEMGIAVEELHAIFSQLSLANVVALDELLHPAGDGGERLSLMDTLEDTGAENPVVVAEDRELRKLLAGAINTLPDREKIVVTLYYYEGLTLAEIGQVLGVTESRVSQIHTKSVLQLRAKLSDLR comes from the coding sequence CTGGTCTCCGTCCCGCCGCCGAGCCGGGGTGCGCGGCGCCATGCGGAACCGGCGACCACGCCGCCGGCCCGGCTGCCCGCACCGGCGCCCCCGCCTCCGTCCCCGTCACCTCCGCGCAGTGCGCTGGAGTCGCTGTGGCGGTCCTACAAGGCCAGCGGTGACGCCAAGCTGCGCGAGCAGCTGATCCTCCACTACTCGCCGCTGGTCAAGTACGTGGCCGGCCGGGTGGGTGTCGGCCTGCCGGCGAACGTCGAACAGGCCGACTTCGTGTCCTCCGGTGTGTTCGGCCTGATCGACGCGATCGAGAAATTCGATCCGGACCGCGCGATCAAATTCGAGACCTATGCGATCAGCCGCATTCGCGGAGCGATCATCGACGAGCTGCGCGCCTTGGACTGGATCCCCCGGTCGATCCGGCAGAAGGCCAAGGCGGTCGAACGGACCTATGCGGCCCTGGAAGCCCGGCTGCGCCGCACGCCGTGCGAGCCCGAAGTGGCGGCCGAGATGGGCATCGCGGTCGAAGAGCTGCACGCGATTTTCAGCCAACTCTCGCTGGCCAACGTGGTGGCGCTGGATGAGCTGCTGCACCCCGCCGGGGACGGTGGCGAGCGGCTGAGCCTGATGGACACGCTGGAGGACACCGGCGCCGAGAACCCGGTCGTGGTCGCCGAGGACCGCGAACTGCGCAAGCTGCTCGCCGGTGCGATCAACACCCTGCCGGACCGGGAGAAGATCGTGGTGACGCTCTACTACTACGAGGGCCTCACCCTCGCCGAGATCGGACAGGTCCTCGGGGTGACGGAGAGTCGGGTCAGCCAGATCCACACCAAGTCCGTGCTCCAGCTCCGGGCCAAGCTCTCCGACCTACGCTGA
- the dprA gene encoding DNA-processing protein DprA, with product MPADGSSPVVSGAGGAGQAALDLECGASAGPACEEERLARVALSRVVEPGNAVVGRWLRRRSAVELVRVLRVGAGHRELRLTAERLGMLQRRLAEADPVADLARVRELGGRFLAPGDAEWPGQLADLGDAMPTGLWVLGSGSLRLLALRSVAVVGSRACTEYGARVAAELSADLAERGWVVCSGAAYGIDAAAHRGALAVGGMTVAVLACGVDVRYPRGNSGLIERIREQGQLVGELPPGEHPNRFRFVLRNRVLAALTRGTVVVEAAQRSGALSTAQRALGLNRHTMGICGPVTSELSNGVHALIRGGGATLVTSAAEVIEQIGSIGADLAPLHQALARPRDLLRGPAAELLEAMPAGPSGTPAEELARRTGLTSDQVLKLLYELCSLGFVQRAGSHWRVIR from the coding sequence GTGCCTGCTGATGGGTCGTCGCCCGTGGTGTCCGGCGCCGGTGGGGCGGGGCAGGCGGCGCTCGATCTGGAGTGCGGTGCCTCGGCCGGGCCGGCCTGCGAGGAGGAGCGGTTGGCGCGGGTCGCACTCAGTCGGGTGGTGGAGCCGGGCAACGCGGTGGTCGGCCGCTGGTTGCGTCGCCGCTCGGCCGTCGAGTTGGTGCGAGTGCTGCGAGTTGGCGCGGGCCACCGCGAACTGCGGCTCACCGCCGAGCGGTTGGGCATGCTGCAGCGCCGATTGGCAGAGGCCGACCCGGTCGCGGACCTCGCCCGGGTGCGGGAGCTCGGCGGACGGTTCCTGGCACCGGGGGACGCGGAGTGGCCGGGCCAACTGGCGGACCTCGGTGACGCGATGCCGACCGGGCTGTGGGTGCTCGGCAGCGGGTCGCTGCGGCTGCTCGCGCTGCGCTCGGTCGCGGTGGTGGGCTCGCGCGCCTGCACCGAGTACGGCGCCCGGGTGGCCGCGGAGCTCTCCGCCGACCTGGCGGAGCGCGGCTGGGTGGTCTGCTCGGGGGCGGCCTACGGCATCGACGCGGCAGCTCACCGCGGTGCGCTGGCGGTCGGCGGGATGACCGTCGCGGTGCTGGCCTGCGGTGTGGATGTGCGCTACCCGCGCGGCAACAGCGGGCTGATCGAGCGGATCCGCGAGCAGGGCCAGCTGGTCGGCGAACTGCCGCCCGGGGAGCACCCGAACCGGTTCCGCTTCGTGCTGCGCAACCGGGTGCTCGCCGCGCTGACCCGGGGGACGGTGGTGGTGGAGGCCGCTCAGCGCAGTGGTGCGCTCAGCACGGCGCAGCGCGCGCTCGGGCTGAACCGGCACACCATGGGCATCTGCGGGCCGGTCACCTCGGAGCTCTCCAACGGGGTGCACGCGCTGATCCGCGGCGGCGGTGCGACGCTGGTGACCAGCGCAGCCGAGGTGATCGAGCAGATCGGCTCGATCGGTGCCGACCTGGCACCGCTGCACCAGGCGCTGGCACGGCCGCGCGACCTGCTGCGCGGGCCGGCCGCCGAACTGCTGGAGGCGATGCCGGCCGGGCCGTCCGGCACCCCGGCCGAGGAGCTGGCCAGGCGCACCGGATTGACATCCGATCAGGTGCTCAAGCTGCTCTATGAGCTGTGCTCGCTGGGCTTCGTCCAGCGGGCGGGGTCGCACTGGAGGGTGATCCGCTGA
- a CDS encoding YifB family Mg chelatase-like AAA ATPase, whose product MAFARTCSVALVGVDGVVVEVQADLEPGVAAFTLVGLPDKALSEARDRVRAAVVNSGESWPQRKLTVGLSPASVPKSGSGFDLAVACAVLAAAERLPPPAIADLLIIGELGLDGRVRPVRGVLPSVLAAADAGYKQVVVAEQTAAEAALVPGVSVLGVRSLRQLIALLTDAPVPDEPPDAAVGGPDPLMAGLLLPGAAVRRSTADAEFGPDMGDVAGQFEARRALEIAAAGGHHIYLKGPPGAGKTMLAERLPGLLPPLTTTEALEVTAVHSVAGLLPPGRPLVDLPPYCAPHHSTTMPAIVGGGSGLPRPGAVSLAHRGVLFLDEAPEFPVRVLDALRQPLESGEVVIARSAGSLRLPANFLLCLAANPCPCGRYSRRGEGCDCTPVMVSRYQGRLSGPLLDRVDLRVQVEPVTKGELLERDRRAERTEVVAARVRAARERAAHRYTGTPWRTNSQVPGRELRTRWRPDQGALTEVEREMDRGLLTARGLDRVLRVAWTVADLAGRAAPGVAELRTALALRRGFPSGVRGLGGLL is encoded by the coding sequence ATGGCCTTCGCCCGGACGTGCTCGGTGGCCCTGGTCGGGGTGGACGGCGTGGTGGTCGAGGTCCAGGCCGACCTGGAACCGGGCGTCGCCGCGTTCACCCTGGTCGGACTGCCGGACAAGGCGCTCAGCGAGGCCCGTGATCGGGTGCGGGCCGCCGTGGTCAACAGCGGCGAGTCCTGGCCGCAGCGCAAGCTCACCGTCGGGCTCAGCCCGGCCTCGGTCCCCAAGAGCGGCAGCGGCTTCGACCTCGCGGTGGCCTGCGCGGTGCTCGCCGCCGCCGAGCGGCTGCCTCCGCCGGCCATCGCCGATCTGCTGATCATCGGGGAGCTGGGGCTGGACGGCCGGGTCCGCCCGGTGCGCGGGGTTCTGCCCTCGGTGCTGGCCGCCGCCGATGCCGGATACAAGCAGGTGGTGGTCGCCGAGCAGACCGCCGCCGAGGCCGCCCTGGTGCCCGGCGTCTCGGTGCTCGGGGTGCGCAGCCTGCGCCAGCTGATCGCGCTGCTCACCGACGCACCGGTGCCCGATGAGCCGCCGGACGCTGCGGTCGGCGGGCCCGATCCGCTGATGGCCGGGCTGCTGCTGCCCGGCGCGGCGGTGCGGCGCAGCACCGCTGACGCCGAGTTCGGCCCCGACATGGGCGATGTCGCCGGGCAGTTCGAGGCCCGGCGGGCGCTGGAGATCGCCGCCGCCGGCGGGCACCACATCTACCTCAAGGGGCCGCCGGGCGCCGGCAAGACCATGCTCGCCGAACGCCTGCCCGGCCTGCTGCCGCCGCTCACCACGACCGAGGCGCTGGAGGTGACGGCGGTGCACTCGGTGGCGGGTCTGCTGCCGCCCGGTCGCCCGCTGGTCGACCTGCCGCCGTACTGCGCCCCGCACCATTCCACCACCATGCCCGCGATCGTCGGCGGTGGCAGCGGACTGCCCCGCCCGGGCGCGGTCTCGCTGGCACACCGAGGGGTGCTGTTCCTTGACGAGGCACCGGAGTTCCCGGTCCGGGTGCTGGACGCGCTGCGGCAGCCGCTGGAGTCCGGCGAGGTGGTGATCGCCCGGTCCGCCGGGTCGCTGCGGCTGCCGGCCAACTTCCTGCTCTGCCTGGCGGCCAACCCCTGCCCCTGCGGGCGGTATTCGCGCCGCGGTGAGGGGTGCGACTGCACGCCGGTGATGGTGAGCCGGTACCAAGGGCGGCTCTCCGGGCCGCTGTTGGACCGGGTGGACCTGCGGGTGCAGGTCGAGCCGGTCACCAAGGGCGAGTTGCTGGAGCGGGACCGGCGTGCGGAGCGCACCGAGGTGGTGGCGGCGCGGGTGAGGGCGGCCCGGGAGCGTGCCGCGCACCGGTACACCGGCACGCCCTGGCGGACCAACTCCCAGGTGCCCGGGCGCGAGCTGCGCACCCGGTGGCGACCGGACCAGGGAGCGCTGACCGAGGTGGAGCGCGAGATGGACCGCGGCCTGCTCACGGCGCGCGGCCTGGACCGGGTGCTGCGAGTCGCCTGGACGGTGGCCGACCTGGCCGGCCGGGCCGCGCCCGGGGTCGCCGAGCTGCGCACCGCGCTGGCACTGCGGCGGGGGTTCCCCAGCGGGGTGCGTGGCCTAGGGGGGTTGCTGTGA
- a CDS encoding YraN family protein — MRNAQQALGRYGEEVAARRLERDGLRILERNWRCRQGELDIVALEGDTVAVCEVKTRSEQGFQRPEEALDQTRGERLRVLAERWLSERWPAHFARLAEVAVPGPAPLPPGGVRIDLVAVVSRARGAARVEHLRGVV, encoded by the coding sequence GTGCGGAACGCACAGCAGGCCCTCGGCCGGTACGGCGAGGAGGTGGCCGCCCGTCGCCTGGAGCGGGACGGCCTGCGGATCCTGGAGCGCAACTGGCGCTGTCGCCAGGGCGAGCTGGACATCGTCGCCCTGGAGGGCGACACGGTAGCCGTCTGCGAGGTCAAGACCCGCTCCGAGCAAGGGTTCCAACGGCCCGAAGAGGCGCTGGACCAGACTCGCGGTGAGCGGTTGCGGGTGCTCGCCGAGCGCTGGCTCAGCGAGCGCTGGCCGGCCCACTTCGCCCGGCTGGCCGAGGTCGCGGTGCCCGGACCGGCGCCGCTGCCGCCCGGCGGGGTGCGGATCGACCTGGTCGCGGTGGTCAGCCGGGCCCGGGGAGCGGCCCGGGTCGAGCACCTGCGGGGGGTGGTCTGA